In Dyadobacter sp. NIV53, a single window of DNA contains:
- the mltG gene encoding endolytic transglycosylase MltG: MSRNFKIGAFVTIAMLTTTFTFYFWQIFRTPNIQLDKQTSFALLIPEGATYKTVLDTLNKHNVINDHISFQFLAKMLSYPENVKPGRYVFKPNTSNYQAVKKLLSGVQDPLRLTFNNIRLKEDLIERIGSRFEFGEDNFRKALNDPEVCRKYGLDTLTIVSMFLPNTYEIFWTTGTEKFLDRMHSEYKKYWTDEKVAKAKAIGLTPVQVSILASIVEEEQARKVDERPRVAGLYINRLNALMPLQADPTIKFALQDFAIKRILNEQLRVKSPYNTYVNTGLPPGPIRVADFNSLDAVLNYDKHDYLYMCAKADLSGYHAFATTYEDHLNNARMYQAELNRLKIMK; encoded by the coding sequence ATGTCCCGTAATTTCAAAATAGGAGCATTTGTCACCATTGCGATGCTGACAACCACATTTACCTTTTATTTCTGGCAGATTTTCAGAACCCCAAATATTCAGCTTGACAAACAAACCAGTTTTGCTTTATTGATTCCTGAAGGTGCAACTTATAAAACGGTTCTGGATACATTGAATAAACACAATGTAATCAATGACCATATTTCATTTCAGTTTTTGGCCAAAATGCTTAGCTATCCTGAAAATGTAAAACCTGGCCGTTATGTTTTTAAGCCGAATACGAGCAATTACCAGGCAGTTAAAAAACTTCTTTCTGGTGTTCAGGATCCTTTGAGACTGACATTCAATAACATCAGGTTAAAAGAAGATCTGATTGAAAGGATTGGAAGCCGGTTTGAGTTTGGGGAAGACAATTTCAGGAAGGCGCTGAACGACCCCGAAGTTTGCAGGAAATACGGACTGGATACGCTTACAATTGTATCCATGTTTTTGCCGAACACGTATGAAATATTCTGGACAACAGGAACCGAAAAGTTTTTGGACAGGATGCATTCTGAATACAAAAAATACTGGACAGATGAAAAGGTAGCGAAAGCAAAAGCCATTGGTTTAACACCTGTTCAGGTTTCAATTCTAGCATCGATTGTGGAAGAAGAACAGGCACGAAAAGTGGATGAAAGGCCTCGCGTGGCCGGATTATATATCAATCGTTTGAATGCATTGATGCCATTACAGGCCGATCCGACTATTAAATTTGCTTTACAGGATTTTGCTATTAAACGTATTTTGAACGAGCAGCTAAGGGTTAAGTCGCCTTACAATACTTATGTAAATACAGGGCTTCCTCCCGGCCCGATCCGTGTGGCGGATTTTAATTCTCTGGATGCAGTTTTGAATTACGATAAACATGATTATCTATACATGTGTGCCAAAGCCGATTTGTCTGGTTACCATGCATTTGCCACAACATATGAAGATCATTTAAATAACGCACGTATGTATCAGGCTGAACTGAACCGCCTTAAAATCATGAAATAA
- a CDS encoding Ldh family oxidoreductase produces MYQASYLKHFTEEVFLAIGCSAEEALLASQVLISADLRGVDSHGIARLAGYVRLYDNGRLNPTPDIKVVYETPSTAVVDGDRGLGLIVAPRAMEIAMEKAEKVGSGWVSVRNSNHFGIAGYHAMLALQKEMIGMTMTNAAPLVAPTFSLDKLLGTNPIAVAVPANEEPPFVADFASTAVAYGKFEILQRKGLPAPLGWAQDAEGNDTTDSNAVKSGGGLLPLGSDREHGSHKGYGLGAIVDIFSGVLSGANFGPWVPPFATAGFMSAQAGVGLGTGHFLGAMRIDGFRPANEFKEDMDKWIRAFRGARAVEGKKVLIPGDPERETEAIRSVEGIELLEPVILSLSELAKRFGISFENNL; encoded by the coding sequence ATGTATCAGGCGAGTTATTTAAAACATTTTACAGAAGAAGTATTTCTTGCCATAGGGTGTTCAGCAGAAGAAGCATTACTGGCTTCCCAGGTTTTAATCAGTGCTGATTTAAGAGGTGTTGATTCTCATGGAATTGCCCGGCTTGCGGGTTATGTTCGTCTCTATGACAACGGAAGGCTGAATCCTACGCCAGACATTAAAGTGGTTTACGAAACACCAAGCACTGCGGTAGTGGACGGTGATCGTGGATTGGGATTGATAGTAGCGCCGCGGGCTATGGAAATTGCCATGGAAAAAGCAGAGAAAGTAGGGTCAGGCTGGGTTTCAGTTCGAAATTCGAATCATTTTGGTATTGCGGGTTATCATGCAATGCTGGCTTTACAAAAGGAAATGATCGGTATGACCATGACCAATGCTGCACCATTGGTTGCTCCTACTTTTTCGCTGGATAAATTGTTAGGAACCAATCCGATAGCAGTTGCTGTCCCTGCAAATGAAGAACCTCCGTTTGTTGCTGATTTTGCTTCTACGGCGGTAGCTTACGGAAAATTTGAAATATTACAGCGGAAAGGTTTACCAGCGCCACTGGGATGGGCACAGGATGCAGAAGGAAATGACACGACAGATTCCAATGCCGTAAAAAGCGGGGGAGGTTTGCTTCCTCTCGGCTCGGACAGAGAACACGGAAGTCACAAAGGATATGGATTAGGTGCTATTGTGGATATATTTTCGGGTGTTCTTTCGGGCGCTAATTTTGGTCCATGGGTGCCGCCGTTTGCTACTGCAGGGTTTATGTCAGCTCAGGCAGGAGTTGGATTAGGAACCGGTCATTTTTTAGGCGCAATGCGGATTGATGGATTCCGGCCAGCGAATGAATTTAAGGAAGATATGGACAAATGGATACGCGCGTTTCGCGGAGCCAGAGCCGTTGAAGGTAAAAAGGTGCTTATTCCAGGCGATCCGGAAAGGGAAACTGAGGCAATTCGGAGTGTAGAGGGAATTGAACTTTTAGAACCTGTTATTTTGTCATTGTCTGAACTGGCTAAGCGTTTTGGTATCAGTTTTGAAAATAATTTATAG
- a CDS encoding DUF502 domain-containing protein — MKIKNFLLKRILSYFIRGLVLIAPLYATGLIIWSGIEFLDNIIPINISISEHQEVYLPGLGVLIIVSGIILLGFFFSTIVPQSFLKFAENIMRRIPLVSLIYYSIKDLILAFVGDKKKFNQPVLVTMYKETGIKKIGFITQTDLSHLNISDHVAVYMPLSYSLSGELFIVPTENVTYLNATTTDMMKMLVSGGVSVKVLKEETHEPDNL; from the coding sequence ATGAAGATTAAAAACTTTTTACTGAAACGAATACTTAGTTATTTCATCAGAGGGCTTGTTTTAATAGCTCCTTTGTATGCTACCGGACTTATTATCTGGTCAGGAATTGAGTTTCTGGATAACATAATCCCTATTAACATTTCTATTTCCGAACACCAGGAAGTTTATCTCCCGGGTTTGGGTGTACTAATTATTGTGAGCGGCATTATTTTGCTTGGTTTCTTCTTTTCTACCATTGTCCCGCAATCATTTTTAAAATTTGCAGAAAATATCATGCGCCGCATACCACTGGTCAGCCTGATATATTATTCCATTAAAGATCTGATCCTGGCTTTTGTTGGCGACAAAAAGAAATTCAACCAGCCGGTTCTTGTTACGATGTATAAAGAAACAGGAATTAAAAAAATCGGATTTATTACACAGACAGACCTGAGTCACTTAAATATATCCGATCATGTGGCCGTATATATGCCATTATCCTATTCGCTTTCAGGAGAATTATTTATTGTTCCAACCGAAAATGTTACCTATTTGAATGCCACTACAACCGACATGATGAAAATGCTTGTTTCCGGCGGAGTTTCAGTTAAAGTATTAAAAGAAGAGACCCACGAGCCAGACAATTTATAA
- a CDS encoding 3-phosphoshikimate 1-carboxyvinyltransferase, producing MKSILVQPPQQPIRAEIRLVASKSECNRALIINALTGFQCELSNISEARDSQTMQRLLQSAEPVADVIDAGTTMRFLTAYFAVTNQKKRMTGTPRMCERPIGILVDALRILGADIQYENAEGYPPLLINGFSYSGQNELSMRGDVSSQYVSALLLIAPALPSGLTIKLNGEVGSRPYIEMTLNQMATFGIDYKADWKTNTLHVPPMKYQAAPYAIESDWSGASYWYSIVALADDAEVELLGLQKASLQGDSAIVEIMSHLGVDSVFTERGVLLKKIPAAASIGWDFANCPDLVQTVAVCCAIKKIPLSLTGIESLKIKETDRVLALQQELQKIGAELNEIETNHLYRVSNIENWSENETPSIHTYDDHRMAMAFAPVGMVRPIIIEEPDVVVKSYPGYWKDLAVVTEWQEI from the coding sequence GTGAAATCTATTCTTGTACAACCACCTCAACAACCAATAAGAGCCGAAATAAGACTTGTAGCGTCTAAAAGCGAATGCAACAGAGCCTTGATTATCAATGCACTTACAGGTTTTCAATGTGAGCTTTCCAATATTTCTGAGGCCCGCGACTCACAAACAATGCAGCGGTTATTGCAATCCGCTGAGCCGGTTGCGGATGTTATTGATGCAGGAACTACCATGCGTTTTTTGACTGCCTATTTTGCTGTAACCAACCAGAAAAAACGCATGACCGGTACGCCGCGAATGTGTGAACGCCCGATTGGAATCCTGGTTGATGCATTGCGGATTTTAGGAGCAGACATTCAATATGAAAATGCAGAAGGTTATCCTCCTCTTCTGATCAATGGATTTTCTTATTCAGGCCAGAATGAATTGAGTATGCGTGGTGACGTGAGCAGCCAGTATGTATCAGCGTTACTTCTTATTGCCCCTGCATTACCAAGCGGACTGACAATCAAACTGAATGGCGAAGTAGGTTCACGCCCGTATATTGAAATGACACTCAACCAGATGGCAACATTTGGCATTGATTATAAAGCGGATTGGAAAACAAATACTTTACATGTTCCGCCAATGAAATACCAGGCAGCTCCATATGCTATTGAATCTGACTGGTCCGGCGCAAGTTATTGGTATAGCATTGTGGCACTTGCTGATGATGCAGAAGTAGAACTTTTAGGTTTACAAAAAGCATCGTTGCAAGGCGATAGCGCGATTGTTGAGATCATGAGCCATTTGGGCGTTGACAGCGTTTTTACCGAACGTGGTGTGCTTCTTAAAAAAATACCCGCAGCAGCTTCTATCGGATGGGATTTTGCCAATTGCCCCGACCTGGTTCAAACAGTCGCAGTTTGCTGTGCAATTAAAAAAATTCCTCTTTCTTTAACCGGAATCGAAAGTCTTAAAATAAAAGAAACAGACCGCGTACTGGCTCTTCAGCAAGAGCTGCAAAAAATCGGTGCAGAACTGAATGAAATTGAAACCAACCATTTATACCGTGTTTCAAACATAGAAAACTGGTCGGAAAATGAGACTCCCTCTATTCATACGTATGACGATCATCGCATGGCTATGGCATTTGCACCAGTTGGAATGGTTCGTCCGATAATTATTGAAGAACCGGATGTAGTTGTAAAATCTTATCCGGGATATTGGAAAGATCTTGCTGTTGTTACCGAATGGCAGGAAATATAA
- a CDS encoding FMN-binding glutamate synthase family protein: MESSALSFLSSVPVWVYIVLPLLAIALRDMLQRKHTIQHNFPLLGHFRYMIEKIGPELRQYIVANNREELPFNRRQRSWIYASSKNENNYQGFGTDQDMQEAGYVLIKPAMLPYKLPAAHPHHVSNGKDPNHYTIPSAKVIGEYHQRRRPYRPHSVINISAMSFGSLSARAVESMNKGSLQFGNYHNTGEGGLSPYHKFGADVVFNMGTSYFGVRDNEGNFRMEKLVKMTQNNPFVRMIELKLSQGAKPGKGGVLPASKITAEIAEIRQVPMGIDIVSPPYHSAFSDVRGMIEFIEQMAESTGLPVGIKSAIGKTDMWEELADMMIETGKGPDFITIDGGEGGTGAAPPSFADHVALPLVFAFSTVYKIFQKRNLTDKITFIASGKLGLPAQAVMAFSMGADIINVAREAMMSIGCIQAQTCHTNNCPTGITTNNKWLGAGLDPTLKSERFYNYMKTLSKEIIEITHAVGYEHPCQFGMNDVDISMGDNNRTIPLADNYGYLKTIVPYSGFNALLDCQHLGGKSEKF, from the coding sequence ATGGAATCCTCCGCTCTTTCTTTTCTTTCCTCTGTTCCTGTTTGGGTTTATATTGTGCTTCCTCTTTTAGCAATAGCACTTAGAGATATGCTGCAAAGAAAACATACAATTCAGCATAATTTTCCACTTCTTGGTCATTTTCGTTACATGATCGAAAAGATCGGGCCTGAATTGCGGCAATATATTGTAGCTAATAACCGGGAAGAACTTCCATTCAACCGCCGCCAGAGATCCTGGATTTATGCTTCCTCAAAAAATGAAAATAATTACCAGGGTTTTGGAACAGATCAGGATATGCAGGAAGCTGGTTATGTTTTGATCAAACCGGCTATGTTACCTTACAAACTTCCGGCAGCACATCCGCATCATGTAAGCAATGGAAAAGATCCCAACCACTACACCATCCCGTCAGCAAAGGTAATTGGTGAATACCACCAGCGCAGGCGTCCGTACCGGCCTCATTCTGTGATTAATATCAGTGCCATGAGTTTTGGGTCTTTGTCCGCCCGTGCGGTAGAATCCATGAATAAAGGGTCGTTACAATTTGGCAATTATCATAATACTGGCGAAGGTGGCTTGTCGCCGTATCACAAATTTGGTGCCGATGTGGTTTTCAACATGGGCACCTCCTATTTTGGTGTTCGTGATAACGAAGGGAATTTCAGGATGGAGAAACTAGTCAAAATGACCCAGAATAATCCGTTCGTAAGGATGATCGAGCTTAAATTATCACAAGGTGCAAAGCCAGGTAAAGGTGGTGTGCTTCCTGCAAGTAAAATAACGGCCGAAATTGCTGAAATTCGCCAGGTGCCTATGGGCATTGATATTGTTTCTCCTCCCTATCACAGTGCATTTTCTGATGTTCGGGGTATGATTGAATTCATTGAGCAAATGGCTGAATCAACTGGTTTGCCCGTTGGAATTAAATCAGCCATAGGGAAAACAGATATGTGGGAGGAACTGGCCGATATGATGATTGAAACCGGAAAAGGGCCTGATTTTATAACTATAGATGGTGGCGAAGGAGGTACCGGAGCTGCACCACCATCTTTTGCCGATCACGTAGCATTACCTCTTGTATTTGCTTTTAGTACAGTTTATAAAATATTTCAAAAAAGAAACCTGACTGATAAAATTACTTTTATTGCATCGGGTAAACTAGGTTTACCCGCTCAGGCAGTAATGGCGTTTTCCATGGGCGCCGATATCATCAATGTTGCCAGGGAAGCTATGATGTCGATTGGCTGTATCCAGGCACAAACCTGCCATACGAACAATTGCCCTACCGGCATTACTACCAATAACAAATGGCTAGGTGCTGGTCTTGACCCGACTTTAAAAAGTGAACGGTTTTACAATTACATGAAAACCCTGTCAAAGGAAATCATTGAAATTACGCACGCGGTTGGTTACGAACACCCCTGTCAGTTTGGAATGAATGACGTCGATATTTCTATGGGAGACAATAACCGGACTATCCCACTGGCCGATAATTATGGATATTTAAAAACCATTGTACCATATTCAGGCTTTAATGCGCTGTTGGACTGCCAGCATTTGGGAGGGAAAAGTGAGAAGTTTTAA
- a CDS encoding S8 family peptidase, whose protein sequence is MAKSILLILFCILFTTSYGIAQSNPRYLILYKDKANSLYTVDKPAEFLSERSISRRARQNIPVTIQDFPVNPGYVWAIGQTGAKVIYSSRWFNGSLVEASDAQLADIKKLSFYKGIELNLPVANLTSKSPGIERISAVDRKMETSEELNYGRMNDQLALMEVPQLHDKGFHGENMIISVIDNGFINGKNLGFLKPVFDENRVLDTHDFVGRDGNVYNDGSHGLEVLSTIAAYAPSSMIGAAFKATFALYVTEANLVESPYEEITWLLAAERADSVGTDIISSSLGYSYFDGEFDTPAYNHTYADMDGKTTIISRAARYATRKGILVVISAGNEGNDPWRYITAPADVDSVLSVGATNYDLSYAAFSSIGPNYIGQQKPDVAAVGAGTVVGNASGNVGLNNGTSFSTPLIAGLSAILWQAYPYLSAQQVISVLKRSGNQANNPDNMLGYGVPSVSKAENIIYDEFKPLGVENDLLKSIILSPNPTANDLILTIPQSLVGKKASFRIFHSNGGLLSNYDVNLSQTMAVNTKALTTGLYIAKIKVGNLERALKFIKQ, encoded by the coding sequence ATGGCTAAATCTATATTACTAATTCTGTTTTGTATCTTATTTACAACAAGTTACGGAATCGCCCAAAGTAATCCACGTTATCTTATTCTATATAAGGATAAAGCCAATTCGTTATATACTGTTGATAAGCCTGCTGAATTTCTGTCTGAGCGTTCAATTTCCCGTAGAGCACGTCAGAATATTCCCGTAACTATCCAGGATTTTCCGGTAAATCCGGGTTATGTCTGGGCCATTGGACAAACGGGCGCAAAGGTCATTTACTCTTCCCGATGGTTCAATGGTTCCTTGGTGGAAGCATCGGATGCACAACTGGCAGATATTAAAAAGCTAAGTTTTTATAAAGGGATTGAACTCAATCTACCAGTTGCAAATCTTACATCCAAATCTCCCGGCATTGAAAGAATCAGTGCTGTTGATCGAAAGATGGAAACATCGGAAGAATTGAATTATGGCAGAATGAATGACCAATTGGCGTTAATGGAAGTGCCTCAATTGCACGACAAAGGCTTTCACGGAGAAAATATGATCATTTCCGTAATTGATAATGGTTTTATAAACGGTAAAAATCTCGGTTTTTTAAAGCCTGTTTTTGATGAAAACCGCGTGTTGGATACACATGATTTTGTTGGCCGGGATGGTAACGTGTACAATGACGGGTCCCATGGGCTTGAAGTACTATCGACCATCGCTGCTTACGCACCTTCTTCCATGATTGGTGCAGCGTTTAAAGCTACTTTTGCATTGTACGTAACAGAAGCTAACCTGGTTGAATCGCCTTATGAAGAAATAACATGGCTTTTAGCGGCTGAAAGAGCTGATAGTGTGGGTACTGATATAATCAGTTCATCACTGGGTTACAGTTACTTCGACGGAGAATTTGACACTCCGGCATATAATCATACTTATGCGGATATGGATGGGAAAACAACAATCATAAGCCGTGCCGCCCGCTATGCTACCAGAAAAGGTATCTTAGTAGTAATCTCCGCTGGAAATGAGGGCAACGATCCCTGGCGTTATATTACTGCTCCGGCCGATGTAGATTCCGTTTTGAGCGTAGGCGCAACAAATTATGACCTGAGCTACGCTGCATTCAGTTCAATTGGGCCTAATTACATTGGTCAGCAAAAACCAGATGTTGCTGCTGTTGGAGCGGGAACTGTCGTTGGTAATGCATCAGGAAATGTAGGTTTAAATAATGGTACTTCTTTTTCAACTCCGCTAATTGCAGGTTTGTCAGCGATTTTATGGCAGGCATACCCGTATCTTTCAGCTCAGCAAGTTATTTCTGTACTGAAACGATCAGGAAACCAGGCTAATAATCCTGATAATATGCTCGGATATGGAGTTCCCAGTGTAAGCAAAGCTGAGAATATTATTTACGACGAATTTAAACCGTTGGGCGTAGAAAATGACTTACTAAAATCTATCATACTCTCTCCAAACCCAACCGCAAATGATCTGATATTAACGATTCCCCAGTCGTTAGTTGGCAAAAAAGCATCATTCAGGATTTTTCATTCGAATGGCGGATTGCTTTCAAATTATGATGTGAATCTTTCCCAAACAATGGCTGTCAATACAAAAGCATTAACGACCGGATTATATATAGCGAAAATCAAAGTGGGAAATCTGGAACGGGCTTTAAAATTTATAAAGCAATAG
- a CDS encoding NUDIX hydrolase: protein MKRNSLHALLNSYTPADSGELEMLADIKSFVSNNPDCFERSLVCGHVTASGWIVSPGKDEVLLMHHRKLDRWFQPGGHCDGDPDVIGVAAKEVEEETGLQNVKLLQNGIFDVDIHLIPANSKDAAHNHYDIRFLFEADPAEELIINIESRDVKWIPIQKIGNLNDSESIMRMVRKTIAL, encoded by the coding sequence ATGAAACGAAACAGTTTACACGCTTTACTTAATTCTTATACGCCAGCAGATTCAGGTGAGCTTGAAATGCTTGCAGATATAAAAAGCTTCGTTAGTAATAACCCTGATTGTTTTGAAAGAAGCCTAGTATGCGGCCATGTCACCGCTTCGGGCTGGATCGTTTCTCCTGGCAAGGACGAAGTTTTACTTATGCATCACCGCAAACTGGATCGCTGGTTTCAGCCAGGCGGACATTGTGACGGAGATCCGGATGTAATAGGCGTTGCAGCAAAAGAAGTGGAAGAAGAAACCGGACTTCAAAATGTGAAATTATTGCAAAATGGAATTTTTGATGTAGATATTCATCTCATTCCTGCTAATAGTAAAGATGCTGCACATAATCACTATGATATCCGATTCTTGTTTGAAGCAGATCCGGCAGAGGAACTGATCATCAATATCGAATCGCGTGATGTCAAATGGATACCAATTCAGAAAATTGGAAATTTAAATGATTCAGAATCTATCATGCGGATGGTAAGGAAAACTATTGCTTTATAA
- a CDS encoding DUF2911 domain-containing protein has protein sequence MKKYLLSISFAIAITAATLAQRTPQASPAAIVMQTVGVTDFTVKYSRPSIKGRRILADSSVLAPYNEVWRTGANQATTLESGTEFSFGGKKVPAGKYALFSIPSGAAWTIILNKNFTQGIDAYKEADDIARIVVVPTSAGYTETFSIDFSNLTDSTANLNLAWSSVKVPVQISVETQTLTMASLNKAVAEKPEDPATMQTASGYLLSKGKDLPQALALADKSIGLKETFSNLWLKAQILNKLGKVSEALPIAQKALTVGAASGDNAFASFYKGQIEKGIAGMTAKLPIVKEAASVVKGKKKKK, from the coding sequence ATGAAAAAGTATCTTCTATCCATCTCCTTTGCCATTGCGATAACAGCTGCAACGTTAGCTCAGCGTACGCCTCAGGCCAGCCCAGCAGCCATTGTCATGCAAACTGTCGGAGTTACGGATTTTACTGTAAAATATTCAAGGCCAAGTATTAAGGGACGCAGGATATTGGCTGACAGTTCTGTACTGGCACCTTATAATGAAGTATGGCGTACAGGGGCCAATCAGGCAACTACACTGGAATCCGGTACTGAATTTTCTTTTGGCGGAAAGAAAGTGCCTGCCGGAAAATATGCGTTGTTTTCCATTCCATCCGGCGCAGCATGGACTATTATTCTGAACAAAAATTTTACCCAAGGTATTGATGCTTACAAAGAAGCTGACGATATAGCGCGCATTGTAGTGGTTCCTACATCAGCTGGTTATACTGAAACTTTCAGCATTGATTTTTCAAATCTTACCGACAGCACCGCCAATTTGAATCTGGCGTGGTCATCAGTGAAAGTTCCTGTACAGATTTCAGTTGAAACGCAAACTCTGACCATGGCTTCATTGAACAAAGCAGTTGCTGAAAAACCGGAAGATCCTGCAACGATGCAAACTGCGTCCGGTTATCTGCTATCAAAAGGAAAGGATTTACCTCAGGCATTAGCACTGGCTGACAAATCAATTGGCCTGAAAGAAACATTTTCAAATCTTTGGCTAAAAGCACAGATCCTGAACAAATTAGGAAAAGTATCTGAGGCATTACCCATCGCTCAAAAAGCATTAACTGTTGGAGCAGCATCGGGAGACAATGCCTTTGCAAGCTTCTACAAAGGACAAATTGAAAAAGGAATTGCAGGCATGACGGCGAAGTTGCCAATTGTGAAAGAAGCTGCTTCGGTGGTTAAGGGGAAGAAAAAGAAGAAATAA
- a CDS encoding type II toxin-antitoxin system Phd/YefM family antitoxin, with the protein MRTITVSEFRKNIKKYAVLANTEKVIVNRGDGKAFAIVPIEALEDNGYDPEFVKKILMLINLRKRAMLQGLKMPKIYGQIFCRH; encoded by the coding sequence ATGAGAACAATAACAGTCAGCGAATTCCGAAAAAACATCAAAAAATATGCGGTTTTAGCGAATACAGAAAAAGTAATCGTTAATCGCGGCGATGGCAAAGCGTTTGCAATCGTGCCAATTGAAGCTTTAGAAGATAATGGCTACGATCCCGAATTTGTAAAAAAAATTTTGATGCTGATAAATCTGCGAAAGAGGGCAATGTTACAAGGATTAAAGATGCCAAAAATATATGGGCAGATATTCTGTAGACATTAA
- a CDS encoding Txe/YoeB family addiction module toxin, whose amino-acid sequence MAELYKSGNKADIKKVEVIFLELEEHQEIGPGNPEQLKYELSGFWSRRINPKDRLVYKIDNLEVIVTILSAKGHYSDK is encoded by the coding sequence TTGGCTGAACTTTATAAATCTGGCAATAAAGCTGATATAAAGAAAGTTGAAGTTATCTTTTTGGAATTAGAAGAACATCAAGAGATAGGTCCTGGCAACCCGGAACAACTGAAGTATGAACTTTCCGGATTTTGGTCAAGGAGAATTAATCCAAAAGACAGGCTTGTTTATAAAATTGACAATTTAGAAGTAATCGTGACCATCCTCTCCGCCAAAGGGCATTATTCGGATAAATAA